The genomic stretch TTCTTTGAAGTACCTCTTGCAACAAGACCATGTCGACGAGGTCTATTGCTGGTGCCAATGTCCCTTCGTAGCCGGCTGGTGTATGCTTTGCCAactcttcctcctcctcttccgTTATTATAAGTGGCATTCTGTTTGTCGTCGTTGCCATATCCTCTTCGTCGTCTGGACCTGCTTGATCTGTGCCGTTGAACTTCTTCGCTAGTTTTAGAAACTCCTCGCTGCGCAGAGGTAAACTGCGATGATGTAAGGGAGCTTGACTGATCCACGGTAAAGGAAATGCGGGTCTGACAATAGGTAGACTTGGGGCGTTGGCCTGTGAGATGGTGCGCTTTTTGTTGATGGATGGCGCCATCTTCCTGCTGTACGTCAGATGTGTTCTTGAGAGACTTCGGTACCGTTTGAAAAATAACAGAACGCTATGTTGTCATTCAAAGGGGGGGCAAAACGAGTGGGAGAATCTGGGGAGAGAAACGTTCATGCAGGTGGGTCGGTATTTATTGCCGCCAAGACATGAGCGGTGATGGTGAAGCCAAAAACGCGCGTTTAGGCAATCCTCACCACGTATCATACGATGAACTAGCTCATAGGAATTTGAGCGTTTAATGATGTGCGTGCCAAGGATAGATCAAGCGATGAAGAGACTGGGTCATACCATACCTAGGTAGCAGTAATCTTCTCTTTCACTTCACCATAGGTTCCACGCGCTAGTCTCGACGCGCTAGCCCACACGCTAGGCTGCAGTATTTAATACGCGGAAATCTTCGCCAGCAACCCGTCAACCCGCAGCTTCTTCCCTCTTTGTAGCACATATCCATGCTCCTTACAAACACCGCTTGTCTAATCTTTACTACCTCACGAATGACAACATAGTGCTCTACTATTTTTCAACAAAGCAAGTCAAGGCCATAACGAACACTCACTAAATGGACTGCCTCAACAGACAAGATGTCCAACAAGATCACCTACGGCAAGAAGACGGGCCAAGCTAGCTCGAAACCCCCTTCGTCAACCGCCAGCAAACTACAAGTCACTGCTAGCAGCAGTGGCGACGCTAGCGATAACAACACCGACAGTAACGACGACGAGGGCGAAGCAGATAGCGAAGCAGATagcgatgatgatgatgccAGCAGCACACCTCAGAAACCCGTAGCCAAGAGACTCAAGACCAACCCTCCCCCCGAACCACTGGCGTCCACAACATCCTCATCTAAGAAGCCTGTAACCAAGAATTTTGCGAAGTCGATACCGTCTTGGAGCGACGATGGGCAGGCTGTGGACGCCTTGGATCAAGTAGCTCAAGAGATCAAACAGCTCAGCGGCAATCTGGGGAACCTCCGCGTGCAAGTGGCCGGTTCCTGTGGCCAAAATCACGTTCTCGCGCAGCAGTTGCACACGCTGCAGACCCAATCAACCGAAGATGCGAAGGTGGCAAAGCTTGCGACCGAGGTGGCTGGAAGAACAGCACATATGGCAGCGGACAAGACGTCGGAAAAACTGCGTATACAAGAAGCCGAGAACCAACGATTGCGCGAAAAGGTTCTCGAGTCTAACACCAGTCGGAAATACGAGTTTTCGATCAAGCAAATCCAGGAAGTGCAGATCGTCGAGCTGAAGAGCACCATTGCGGACATGCAGAAGGCCGAGAAAGCGCGCGAACAAGAGGCCAGTCGGGATTACAGGGCCAAGGTTGACGATATGAACACACTGCAGAATGCACACGCCCTAGAAGCCGAGCAGCATCTTGATACTGTCAGGGAGAATGCCCAAGAGATTTATGGCCTCAAGTTGGAGGTCACTATGATCGACTTCTACAAGCAAGCTGCCGCTTCCGAAAAGAAGTACGCAAAGACCCTGAAAGATGCGCTACAAGACCAAACCGACCACGTTGCCACTCAGAAAGACGCTGTGAAGAAGCTGGAGGCAGAAATTCTCGCCAAAGACCAGAAGATTAAGGAATGTATGGAGGTTGAGGCAAGGCTGTCAGAGGAATTGCAGAAGGAGAAAAAAGCTGCAATGAGCGATGTGCTATACCATCTGAACGACTACCAAGGTGAGGACCTTCCTACCGATATGAACACATACCTACTTCTTTCCTACATTAGATATTTGTTTTGTTGCTTTTTTGCGTACTTAGATAAATCTTAGATGATAATTCCAAGTTTCGGTTGCTTGAAACGCGCGTTTTGACGGTGACATGGTGAAGAACATGTTGCTTCTGTGGGTATACAACATATCATTTCCGTTAGTGGAGTGGTCCCAAGAGTAGATTGGTGGATACATACGGCGTTTGAACTAGCATATATAGAACAGCAGTCCCCATGTATGTGCCTAGGCCAGCTCAACACATATATTTGACGAATGAAAGTAGGTGCAGTGGAGAAGTGCGAAGGTTAAAAATCCATATCGATTAGGCTGTAAATAGATGTATACTTCCAGGTTCCAGTGTTACAGCTCCGACGATCATAGTTTTTATTACGTAGAAATAAGCAGGCTATTGGAATGGAGCAGACCGGCACATATGTCACGGAGTATGGTATATCTAATGGGGAAACCAATGTATTATAGCGATACCACGGTGACGGTGCAGATAAAAAAATAGCAATAAATAGACATAGTGGTATAAGCATAAGCAGAACAAGGAATAATAAACAAACAGTAACAGGCAGTAAGTGCAGACAGAAGCAGAAACTAAATAAGCGATAGTACTAGTAGAACTAGAAACAGCAGTAGGTATTGGTACAAGAAGAA from Pyrenophora tritici-repentis strain M4 chromosome 1, whole genome shotgun sequence encodes the following:
- a CDS encoding Spc7 multi-domain protein, producing MAADKTSEKLRIQEAENQRLREKVLESNTSRKYEFSIKQIQEVQIVELKSTIADMQKAEKAREQEASRDYRAKVDDMNTLQNAHALEAEQHLDTVRENAQEIYGLKLEVTMIDFYKQAAASEKKYAKTLKDALQDQTDHVATQKDAVKKLEAEILAKDQKIKECMEVEARLSEELQKEKKAAMSDVLYHLNDYQGEDLPTDMNTYLLLSYIRYLFCCFFAYLDKS